CGCCGGGCCGTTCCTGGAAGGGGCGCGGCGGGCGATCATCCTGGACGCCGTCCAGGGCGGCGGGCGGCCGGGCCGGGTGTATGTCCTCGACGCGGACGAGCTCGAAAGCGCCCGGCCGGCCACATCGCTCCACGGGTTCGGGGTCCTGGACGCTTTTCGGCTGCTGTGCCCCGGTTCGGTTCTGCCGCCCGTCGTGATCGTCGGCGTGGAGCCGGCGCGGCTCGGGTACGGGACGAAGCTATCGGCCCCGGTGGCGGCGGCCCTTCCCCGGCTCGTCGAGACGGCCCGCGCCCTCGCCGCCCGGGCCCGCGCCATCGCGGAAGGAGTCTGCGCATGAAGAAAGTTTTGCAGGGCCTGGGCCTGGCCACCGTCTGGCTCGCCGCCGTGACGGCCGGGGCCGTCTCGACCGACGGCGCCGCGACCTTCCGCGTCAGCACCCGGACGTACAGCGGAACGTACTCCCCGAACCACGTGCTGGCGATCTGGGTTACGGACGCGCAGACCAACTTCGTCAAGACGCTCCGGCGCCAGGCCGCGACGCGGCTGCAATACCTGTACCAGTGGCGCGCCGTCTCCCGGAGCAACGTCGTGGACGCCGTCACCGGCGCGACGCTCGGCTCCCACCAGACGCACACGCTGACCTGGAACTGCCGCGACACGAACAACGTCGTGGTGCCCGACGGCACGTACCGCTTTTTCGTGGAATACACCGAGGACAACGCGCAGGGCCCCTGGACCGCGACGAACGTGGTGAGTTTCTACAAGGGCGCCGCCGGCGTCACGTCCTATCCCGCCGCCCAGACGTACTTCACCAACCTGATGATCCTGTACGCGCCGGCGCCCGCGACGAACGTGCCCCTGCCGGGGGTCCTGGAGGCCGAGGACTACACCAGCTTCAGCGACACCACGGCCGGCAACGCGGGCGGCGCCTACCGGTCGGACAACGTGGACATCGAGGCCTGCGCCGAGGGCGGCTACGACGTCTCGTGGATCGCCGCCGGCGAGTGGCTGGGTTTCAGCACGCTGGTCGCGACGACCGGCTACTACGACGTGCGGTTCCGTGTCGCGTCGGCCACGGCCGGGGCCCGGACGCTGCGCCTCGAGGTGGACGGCACGAACGCGAGCGGCGACGTGACGTTCAACACGGGCGGGGCGGGAGGACAGGTGTGGACCAACGCCTGGGCGAGCAACGTCCTGCTGAACGCCGGCGTCCGCGCCATGCGCATCGTGATGGTCAGCTCCGACTTCAGCCTGAACTATGCGGCCATCACCCGGACGCCGGCGCACGACCTGGCGGTGAGCGGGATCGTCACGCCCGGCGTCATCCCGCCCGGCTCCACCACGAACATCACGGTGGTCGCGACCAACCGGGGCGACTACGCGGAATCGTTCACCGTCGTGCTCACCAATGCCACGGACCATTTCCTGGTCGGGTCGCGTTCGGGGATCCCGCTGGCCGCGGGCGGGGGGACCAACGTGGTCTTTTCCTGGAACACGGCCGGCGCGTCGACGGGGTTTCACGTGCTGGTCGCTTCCGCCGGGCCGGTCGCGGGCGAGACGCTGACCGGCAACAACACCGCCACGTCCACGGTCCTGCTGGCGCTGGGCCTCGCGACGAACCGGCTGATCCTCAAGGGCGGGACCTGGCGCTACAGCGACGAGGGGTTGGACCTGTCCGCGACACCCTGGCGCACGGCGGCCTGGTACGACGGGCACTGGCCCCAGGGGCCCGGCGTGCTGGGATTCGGCAACGGCGGCGAGGCCACCCTCTTGGCGAATCCGGCGCCGGTCACCAACGGATTCGTACTGCGCAATCCGGGCTTTGAACTGGCCGGCGCCGCCGGCGCCGCGCAGGCGACCAACTGGGGCGGGGAAACCGTCCATGGCGTCATCATGGGATCCACGTGGGGCAACGCATCGCGCGAGAGTTGGCGTTCGCACGGCGGTTCGTGGATGGCCGCCATCTACAACTGGAGCGGCGGCATGCCCACCGCCGGGTGGTGGCAATCGGTGACCAATGCCCTCGGCGCCGGGTCCGTTTGGACGGCCGGCGTCTGGGCATGGAATGACAACACGGCCGGCGGGATCTTGTTCACGAACGCTTCGCGGTCCTTTTATCTTAGGATAGAAATGTACGACAGCGCGTTCACGCTGGTGTCCCTCGAGCAGATGAATTGCCCTCTTCCGGGGGAGGTCTGGACTCGGTATCAAGTCAGCGCCGTCGCGCCCGCCAACGCGGTTTGGGTGCGGATCGTCTTCGGGGCCGATGGCATGGGCAGCAGCGGGGCTCTTCAATTCGACGACGCGTCCCTGTCGGGCGCCAGGCCCGGCCGCACGACGTGGTACTTCCGACGCGATGCGTTTCTCGACTCGACGCCGTTCTCGGCCACCGTCAACGTCCGACGCGACGACGGGCTCGCGTTGTACGTCAACGGCGCGGAGGTCCTGCGCGACGGCCTTCCGACGAACACGCTGGCGGCGGCCACGCCGGCGACCAACTCGGTCAGCGGGACCGCCGAAACCAACTACATCGGGCGATCCATCGACCCCTCCGCCCTGTCGCCCGGGCGCAACGTGATCGCCGCGGAAGTCCACCAGGGCCCCGGCGGGCAGCC
This window of the Kiritimatiellia bacterium genome carries:
- a CDS encoding DUF2271 domain-containing protein; translation: MKKVLQGLGLATVWLAAVTAGAVSTDGAATFRVSTRTYSGTYSPNHVLAIWVTDAQTNFVKTLRRQAATRLQYLYQWRAVSRSNVVDAVTGATLGSHQTHTLTWNCRDTNNVVVPDGTYRFFVEYTEDNAQGPWTATNVVSFYKGAAGVTSYPAAQTYFTNLMILYAPAPATNVPLPGVLEAEDYTSFSDTTAGNAGGAYRSDNVDIEACAEGGYDVSWIAAGEWLGFSTLVATTGYYDVRFRVASATAGARTLRLEVDGTNASGDVTFNTGGAGGQVWTNAWASNVLLNAGVRAMRIVMVSSDFSLNYAAITRTPAHDLAVSGIVTPGVIPPGSTTNITVVATNRGDYAESFTVVLTNATDHFLVGSRSGIPLAAGGGTNVVFSWNTAGASTGFHVLVASAGPVAGETLTGNNTATSTVLLALGLATNRLILKGGTWRYSDEGLDLSATPWRTAAWYDGHWPQGPGVLGFGNGGEATLLANPAPVTNGFVLRNPGFELAGAAGAAQATNWGGETVHGVIMGSTWGNASRESWRSHGGSWMAAIYNWSGGMPTAGWWQSVTNALGAGSVWTAGVWAWNDNTAGGILFTNASRSFYLRIEMYDSAFTLVSLEQMNCPLPGEVWTRYQVSAVAPANAVWVRIVFGADGMGSSGALQFDDASLSGARPGRTTWYFRRDAFLDSTPFSATVNVRRDDGLALYVNGAEVLRDGLPTNTLAAATPATNSVSGTAETNYIGRSIDPSALSPGRNVIAAEVHQGPGGQPAVESVWINEIHYDNTGTDTNEGIEIAGPAGADLAAYRLVLYNGGAEIYRTNALSGIVPAQTNNSGVLWFGIVGLQNGAADGVALVRIPTTVVQFLSYEGTITASVGTAAGMVSTDIGVSEPGAAGQSLQLVGTGVSSSAFTWTGPAAASAGLLNSGQAIPPAEADDLAFDLELVAVVPLLSLQSSLTLSSLRAPDNMLADDQGSVRIGISNSV
- a CDS encoding hydrogenase maturation protease, with protein sequence MNNDVVILGVGNVLQSDDGAGVRALRALQADPPPGALLVEIGVAILDAGPFLEGARRAIILDAVQGGGRPGRVYVLDADELESARPATSLHGFGVLDAFRLLCPGSVLPPVVIVGVEPARLGYGTKLSAPVAAALPRLVETARALAARARAIAEGVCA